A region of the Labeo rohita strain BAU-BD-2019 chromosome 5, IGBB_LRoh.1.0, whole genome shotgun sequence genome:
ACCAACATCTCAGTGTAGCTCCTCTACAGAGGAATCAAAAGACTTGAAGCAACAATAAAATTCTATGCAAATTTCAATACAAAAGTGTATTTTTCTGCAGTGGCATGTTTACTGTTGCTTTGGTGATTGTGCTTTAAAAATCATGACTACTGGACTCTACACTAAGAGCGGTTCTAAAAGGTGAACCACTGGATTTGCAGGGTCACTGAGCTCAGAATAAATGGATTTTGTTTTACTCACAACACTCTCTGATTTAATGGGCTGTAAATCAGTACGTATTAAACTCTGGGAGGTTTCTGGCAAGTCTAGTTTTGGAATTTCACAGCTTTCAGAGCTGAAAGATTGCAACTGACCAAGTAAATGGGGATTCATAGCAGTTTCTGATTGTCTACTTTGTGGCACTGAAGATTCCtctgattttgaagtttttgtTCGACGTTTGCTTTTTGGTTTGTGGCCACTCAGACGGGATGCCAGGGTGCGTTTTGGCCGGGGTTTCAGCTGAAAGAGAACATGAGCAGTTATtttcaacttaacattttaaatacctGTTGTTTTTCCTCAGTATTTCATTAAACTTTCAATTACAACCTAAAGACGAACCTCTGGTTTCACaaacaaggcttaagcctagtcctagactaaaaagtcagagctgcttcaactgaaagaaacttgcactggctgatcttaaaatatagcagtttctttgttttgtctttagatgcacaccagtaatgtttttttttttttttttttcataggcacatttataaaaactaccaaaatgtcctaattgaaatATAGCCTAATCCAGGTTTAGTCTAAGCTCTGTCTGTGAAACTCGGCCTAAAAGTCAGTTTCAGGTGATCAGTAATAAATACTGCAAGTAGTTACCTGTTTCTTTTCTGGATCGTGAACCACACCATGGCGCAGTAAACTTTGCTGTAGCAAAGGAATACACATGAATATAACAAAGTatataacaataaacatttgtataacaaatttataaatgtatacaaatatatttaaaaaaatatatataaaaagacaaAGCTCTTAATAGTTTTATACTAAGCCAAAGGCTAAACCCATACTAATTTCCTAACCAATCAATATTATGTAGATCgcaaattattatttgattatttactgattaaattattaaataaattctatgTCCCAAAAATTTTAGAGTAATACGACAACTGAAATTGGCCAACTTACTaatttaacattgttaaattctgaaatattaagaAATCAGAATGCAATGGTAAACTCAGGGTtcctacatatttttaatatccaAACCTCTCAGTAGATTTTTAGACCATGTTTAACATAAATTGTTCACAGAGcaatttttttcagctttacATTTGGTATTTAGTAGTCATCTGCACACAAGAACATTTTGTGTGCCcttgagaaacacacacacatggaatttttttttttttttctttttttaatttctagtTTTATATGACCTATTTCCTTACTATGAATAACACAAGAGCATAGCTGCACATGAATTAACAGATCTATTTGCACAAAATTTGGTTTTTCTAATGGTAGTACTTCTAATATCAAGGCCTAATGtctaatttaacacatcctctgACCATGCTGATGGCATAAAATTTaggttaaaacaaaaaaaaaattggcttcTGTTAGGGCAGTATGCCATATTTTAAAGACTTAGGTTTTTTTGATGCATACTCTGTGGCTAAGAAATTACACCATGTAATGGGCTGATGGTGCAGTAGTCATATGCAAAGTTTAATGGTTTCTTGTGCGCACATAAAAGTATGCatctatatgtatattttttttatttttgcaaaggtCCTTCAGGCTATGTAATAATACAGTGATAATATTGTGAGAAGAAATCCAAAATGCTTATAATCTGCATTTTTCATAATGAAAAAGTGCACTTTGAATTCATTCAGTTGTATTTTGACTTTGACTTCTtgtacaatacatttattttcattaaattcttaattttctattattaaaaaactaaacaggGGCAAAAGTCTGGAAACACAAATACTTTTCCATACTCTGCTTTCTGTTTCCCATACTTTTCCAAACCCAGTAGGAACCCTGTAAACTGGGTTCAGCTGTACTAAACTCCACTGTACTAAAATTGGTACagttgaaaatgaccgatcttTGCATATATCACAAGAGTTTTTAATGCACCCTTTAGCATGCAGTCAAGTAAGCCGCGTTTTGAAATGACTGAATAAGGCTGCCCTAAAATGACTTATATGACCATGTAAATTATAGATACACTGAAAATTGTTCCAAATTTAGATTTCGTTAGGCTATATATGAAGCCTAAACAGATCATCCCCTTgaaattcatcaaaaaacagAGCTTAATGGGAGCAACACTATGGACTGTAATTCTGTTCTGTCACACCACATTTATTCGCATAAGCACATTAATTAGCATTTTtctggttttagttttaatactattttttgtaaacatttgaagtATTTGTGAACATTTGTAAGCATTTGATTTATGCACCaaaatttgaatgaaaaataacttttttttttttaaataaaatgtaacttttttataggaattttgtctttttcatctATGATTAGCATTTCCATCAGACATACATTGATGTGTTAaactttatgcaaaaaaaaaaaaaaaaatgtttggaagGAAATGTGGTTAGTGAGGCAGATATTTCAAAACTGACAATGGAAAAACACTCTTACCTTCATGGCAAAGGACTTGCTGCAGCCAGGATGAGTGCAGATGAAGGAGCGCTGCTCTTCATGGAATGACAGTATGTGGCTCTGCAGGTTGAACGCAGTGGTGTACGAGCGCGTACATCCATCTCTGGGGCAGTGGAACACAACACGCTCCTCAGAGTGAACATGCTGATGCTGCTTCAGGAACCAGCTATCCCTGAACGTTTTCTTACACTGATCACACTGTACCCTGactgaacacacaaaaacaattacCAAAGTAATGTCTTGTAACTTTCTGCAAGGTTAGGCTATATTAACATTCAGAACAAAATATAGTATTACCTATATGCACTTTTTTGTGGTTTGTCATCTCCGTCCAGTTCTTTGCCACAAATGAGCAGCCCTCCGCCGTGCAAGAATAGCCTGCAAAGTTATGTCAGTATAGTAGACTATAAGCCAAAAAAAAGTACTATAACTTTGTGTTGCAATCAAATATGCTGACATTTGTACTTGTTACTTctcacttttgatttattagcTGCTATAGGTAAATGACTAGAAGAAtaacaaaatacagtaaatggtaaaactatgCTTCAAACCAGTGCATTTatgattaatataataaaatacattgatATAATGATAAACACCAGTTTGTAGCATGAAGCAGCATTACAGCCTGTTTTTATAAAGATAAATAACTGGAAGCGAATGCCACCAGATGCTTCCGTCATTCAAGTTAAAAATAGCCTATTATGTTGAAACAGGGTGGATAATCTAGCACACGAGCTGagggtttatttttaattcattttcagtatatgaaaaaaaaagactgggcTGGGTTCTcttttgttttacagaaaaGAAATTCCTAATGCATTATGAACAACAGAACAAGATGAGAGCATACCTTTGTGTACCTTCTCATGGCGCTTCAGTTTACCATGTTGTGTAAACCGTCTTCCGCAGCCTTCATGTGAGCACCTGATGATCAGAGCCATTGCAGAATGTACAGAACATCAGATGAAGGAAATCAGACACACTGTTCTAATTCAAGTgttatattacactattttaCTGAAAGGGAGTTcattaaaagcaaaataacaAGGAGacataagatgaatgaatgtaTAAAGTCTTACAAAAAAGGCAGCAGCTGGGTGTGTGTGCACTCATGGGTTTTCAGCTGGTTATTTTTCTTGAACGCTTTGCCACATCCTTCAAATgtacactagaaaaaaaaaaaaatattagaactGAGAACAACATCAGCTGACAGAACTGTTACTTACTACTTGTTTACGCTACAGTATGTCTTAGATTTGTTGAGCATGCAACATGTATTTTTAGGCCTAGCAAGTATTTGTACTGAATACTGTTGCATCAGTCAGTATGGTTCTGGATTGCACACCACTGTTTTCCAGCAAAACGATGTTTCAATGTGACCATCACTTatcatttaaagtaaattttattttgtgtagaCATTAAATTCAGTCCTCAGAAATACCATCTTACTTTTTTGTggttaaatgcatttacatttacttaCTATGTACTGTTTTGTCTCTCGTCTGTGAATACGTGAAATATGTTTCTTCAAGTTGCAGTTTGTGGTGAATCCTTCGTTGCATCCGTCCTCTGTGCATCTGTCAACACAGCGCGAGTAAATAACAGTTTGTTATGCTATgaaactctctctctcacacacacacacacacacacgtgaccctggaccacaaaaacttaagtagtcttaagtagcacgggtatatttgcagcaatagccataAATATGGGCCagaatgatcaatttttctattatgccagaattaggatattaagtaaagttcatgtttcatgaagatattttgtaaacttcctaccgtaaaaatatcaaacttattttttgattagtaatatgcattgctaagaacttcagtATTGAATTTCTCAATAGTTAGATTTTTCTGCACCCCCAGATTTTCACATAACTGCATCTCTGCCACATaatgtcctaacaaaccatacatcagtgaaaaAGCCCTTGATGTACAAATCTCAGTatcataaaattgacccttctgactggttttgtggtccatccTCACATTTATATAAACTCACTCACATGTAGGGTCTGTCGCCGGTGTGTGTCAGTGTATGGCGAGCAAGATGATATTTCGTGCAGAAGGATTTGCTGCAGTCGCTGTGCTCGCACTTAAACGGCCTCTgcaagtaacgttaatcaatgaATACAATTATCGTCCACATCAAACTGCTGACAGCCTTGACAAACTTACTTGGGCTGAACTCTGACAAATGTCTTTTCGTTTCAATCTCTTTTATCACAGTTAAAATGGCTTCCAGAACGCGCCATACATGCGCAAATAAAAGGGAAACGTTTATTTCTATGAGATTTATTCACACAATCTTCGCTCACGTGTTGGGCTTAGCTTACCTCCCCTGTATGTTTGCAGAGATGCGCTTCTAGCTTCCATGCTTTGTTGTACGACGCTTGACAGTCAGAAAACGAACAAATAAATGTTGCGCTAGGTTTAACGTTGGTTTCACACATTGTCATATGTTCAGTTCAGCTACACGATATGGCTAGAGCTACCGCGTGTGCGCCTTCATTTTGACAGCCCACGACACATCTGACGTCACAACGTACGTCATCCTGTATGGAACGCCAGTGAGGCCAAAAGCTTGAAAATGCATAAGTGATTGAAATGATATAGCTGTCTGTTATTTGGAAAAACAGAACTGAATATGTGAAAAGAAAAACTATTATTAGACCTTTTTTAGAGGGTGGGCTTAATGTCCTTGACTTTAGTACtcttaatatgatttttaaaatcagttggATTAAACATTGCTTGGCCCAGACTAAATCTGTATGGTTTTATATCCCCAATCTATTTTTTGAAAAGTGTGGTGGGTTATCTTTTCTACTGTCGTGTGACTTCAAATACAGTAAACTTCCCATATTCCCAATTATCAAACTTTCATAAGCAATCATTAGCAGCATGGAAATTAGCctttaaacataatttctctCCTCATTCATGCATACTATGGAATAACCAATTTGTGTTGTCTAAAAATAggagtatatttaaaaaaaagattggtTTCATAAAGGGATTATATTTCTTTCTGACTTATTGAACACTAATGGTGAGATTTATACTTATCgccaatttctttctttctctgggATTGAATCTTCTTGTAGTGATTATAATTTGGTTGTGAAAAGCATTTCCCCTAAATTGATTTACCTTGTAAAAATACATCTCAGTTATAATTCAGCTGTCCGACAAATTCCAAATCTTGTTATTGGAGGTATTAATATCAtggattttaaatgtaataagtcACACATTAGAAAATGTCTTACTCGAGATGTCAGCTGTTACCCAAAAGCACTCATGAAGTGGAAACAATTCTTCCTCATACCTTCTAATGAGAAAATATGGTCGCATCTAATAAATTTTTACTCCCAAATAAGGTGaaggaaatacattttaagatatggCACAGGTACTATCCTTGTAACTCTTTTATTAACAAGTTTAGAAAAGATGTCTCAcctaaatgttcattttgtaatttagaAAATGAAACACTTACACACTTATTTCATAATTGTAAATACTCTGAAGATTTTTGGAAGCAGGTATCTAGGTtggtttttgatatattttataaaataattaaaatagatgaatctatgatcttttttttttaattgcaatactGGATCACATGTAGTAGATAACACTTTAAAGGTGTTAATACTTCTTGGGAAGTTccatatacataaaacaaaaatatgtctATTACTccctcttttaatttttttttgtaaagaccttaatatattttatgactcATTGATCTCAGGTACCAGAAAcaagaaatgtataaaaacgtctctaatattaaaaaatgttgtttgtaaaatttaattttttaccctCCATGATGCATACTTGTTATATGTGTCCCCCACTTTTACTTCTGTTTATATTATGTTTGATGTTAAgtatctttgtatttttgttcttgaaagagaaataaataaataataaataaataaatatagctgtctagttttataatttagttttttaaatttatttatttattttgtataattaaattaatattaaatgaatattttatgtgaattgcatagttttaatttcaataatGTATAACCCAGTTAATCCATGTCCACACATCATGTAATTTTAATCTTGGCACTCTTTTCCATTACATAAATCAAGTACTTGAGTtgattgagagaaaaaaaaataaaaaataaaaaaataaaagtgtgcaTCAGTTGTTTTGCGGACTTTGAGATGTGGGTGTTGTGCTCAAAAGCAGAAGAGGGTGAACTTACAGGCATATTGATTTTATatggatagtttacccaaaaatgaaaattaccccatgatttactcaccctcaagccatcctaggtcaTCCTaggacagttagcagaagcttttaaagttttaaatatgggtaattttcttacaaaaagcATCAGTTCATCAGTTCTCAAGGGGTCTTTATTAATTCTCTGTCAACAGTGCTGGGTGGATTACTCGCAAACTTTAGTccattactgattccaaattataTGACAGCAATTATAGTtagtaatataatacattacattacacatttttaggTGTGACTACTTTTTGATACAATTTGAAGTGACTCATTTATCACATTTGTTTAAACAGGATAATCTTTTACTATATTGATATAAAAGCACAAAGGGGAAGAAAAATGTATTGCGTTTGTTGTCATTAACAACAAAAAGTGCactaaacattacattacatcaaggtttcccaaactgggatTTGTGAGGGAACTGCAGGGGTTGCTAAGTGAAATGAAAgctaacaattaattaaatcattataataaattaaaataaataattttaaaatagtaacaaTCAAAATGAGacacttactaaaaaataaatattttatttatttacctgcaTGTAATGTCACCACTCATGAATGTCACAGAACTGTGAGCATGcaactgtattatttaattattaaacttaATTATTAACGTCTTACCTTAAAATCTCAGGGAATTTCAAGTAAacataattcaaataaatatattaggtaAAAAGAGGTTATACATattgaatttgtgcattttcatGTGTTGAAACACCTACCAAAGACATACAGTACAGTAGTAATGTATGGTTAAATCACAGAgtgatcatttaaataaaagtgaacGTTCTCATCAGTTGTTGCTTTTGAGAAAACACttcttaaaattttatttattattgtaaatccAGTGTTCAAATGTTGTGTGGCATCTCAATTTTCTGTGTAATTATAGTCACCATGTATGTGAATGTTCACTGGAAGACTTTGTGAATGTGTATAAGTGGTAGGcaaggaaaaaagaaacattttacagatgaaaaagaagaataagagacaataaacaaaattatgacTAATTTATTAcgattgtgtgaataatatgtaattatgtaatgaAAAAATTCAACTGTACTGttattacaaaaattatttaaatgtaaaataatttattataactaCCTAacttttggaatctgattatccgtattacatgtaatctgtaggcgccgcagccctccggggcggaacaggaggcgccgcagccctccggggcggaacaggaacctgcgtcatggtctgggacctggggagagcagggacagaggaggcagagagaacaggaagagaagcagagagaccacaggataacgccgcctccataggaggttctacagccgttggcgcagcttctctgaaggggaaggcctctggagcagacttgagaccagacgggacctctggagcagacttgagaccagacgggacctctggagctgacttgagaccagacgggacctctggagctgacttgagaccagacgggacctctggagctgacttgagaccagacgggacctctggagcagacttgagaccagacgggacctctggagctgacttgagaccagacgggacctctggagctgacttgagaccagacgggacctctggagctgacttgagaccagacgggacctctggagctgacttgagaccaggcgggagctctggagcaggaaaccgcattatggcctgggacctgggaacagcagagacagagaaggcagacagaataaggggagaagcagagaggtcGTAGAGGGATGCCGCCtccatgggaggatctacagccaaggctgacacctcaggaggcattggcatggcttctccaaatgaggggagctctggagcagacttgagatcagacgggagctctggagtgtagtgtgcggcccacatactgagaatggtgattGCCATCACACTGACAGACATGatgtgacaaggctctgggcggtcagacgagacgtaacttggctctggacaaatagacgagacatgacgaggcactgggaggtctgatGAAACATGGGGAGGCTCTGGGCCATCGGGCAGGGcgtgacttgaactggcttgtgaagatcaatgaccttacttgactcaggaaccacgactgtgaccttgcttgactcaggaaccacggctgtgaccttgcttgactcaggaaccacggctgtgaccttgCTCGACTCAGGAGGAGTGGCCCTGActtcacttggcttgtgaaggttaacaatgactttacttggttcaggaacgacagccttgaggttgcttgacgcaggaacgacagccttgaTGTTGCCtgacgcaggaacgaccgccttgacgttgttggacttggaagcttgactggactcggaagcttgacttggctctggaataacagcagcagcttgacttggctcatgaggaactgctataacctggcttggctcatggagatccgctgtaccaggacttgactcgtgaacaatatggcttggctcaggaacaacagctgttacgtgacttgactcaggaataacatggcttgactcaggaacaacagctgtagcatgacttgactcgtggggaataattgtgacttggcttgactcgtgggaaacagctgtgacctggcttgactcgtggggaatgacagctgtgtcttgacttgactctgtgtcttgacttgactcaggggtagaggcttggagacggcggccatcttgtgcagtggcttggagacagcggccatcttgtgcagtggctctggcgtggcagccatcttgtgcggtggctcaggaaagatggctgtaacttaacttgacacaggaacaatagccgtagcttgacttgacttggaaacttgacttaactcaggaaatacagctgcaacttgacttgacttggagacttgacttgactcagaaaacacagtaGCAACTTGccttgactcggaaacttgacttgactcaggaaacacagctgcaactttatatggctctggtatggcggctgtgacgtgacggagctctgttctcgccgccatcttgtgaacgggctccaccgtcgccgccatcttgtgaacgcgctccgacgcggccgccatcttgtgcgcgGGCTCTGCTGACGCAGCCATAGCTCGAGCACGATTTCACAAGCGATCCAGGTGGAAAACCTGtttgtggcgtcgtgatccggcgttACCGCCAATCTGCGAGAGGGGTGCGCGGCTGCTCTGTCTGCGTTGTCGCGTACCTCCTTtgcgacccccacagtacacggtgagcccacacacaataacgCAAAGTTCAAGAAAGCAGCCAAAgatgagcgcggaccctcgcgtctgagtCTAGCCTTTAAGTGCTCGTTTGCGCCGtcacaaaaaatctcaattataATACAGTCCGGTTGGGTGGAATAATTAGCAAAAACTAAGAACTCACGGGTGTACTGCTCGAGTGAACGTTGTCCTTGCTTTATCCGGTATAGAATCCTGTCAGTGTCTGTATCTGAATGTCCGGGGGtggagctgctggatcctgttgcgacggattgttctgtaaccgggagtgagggacgagaggcgagcggatccacatgcgagcttttattaatgggacgagacagatacatggtcggacaggcagggtcagatcAACAGTAACCAGGTGTgtcagaggcgagacgagagaatagtccttAATGACGAGCGATAatccaaaggcaggcggctagacagtccaaacgagataaccaggtgggaaaaacaaaaacacagggaactaggaaacaAGAA
Encoded here:
- the gtf3aa gene encoding general transcription factor IIIAa isoform X1 is translated as MTMCETNVKPSATFICSFSDCQASYNKAWKLEAHLCKHTGERPFKCEHSDCSKSFCTKYHLARHTLTHTGDRPYICTEDGCNEGFTTNCNLKKHISRIHRRETKQYICTFEGCGKAFKKNNQLKTHECTHTQLLPFLCSHEGCGRRFTQHGKLKRHEKVHKGYSCTAEGCSFVAKNWTEMTNHKKVHIVRVQCDQCKKTFRDSWFLKQHQHVHSEERVVFHCPRDGCTRSYTTAFNLQSHILSFHEEQRSFICTHPGCSKSFAMKQSLLRHGVVHDPEKKQLKPRPKRTLASRLSGHKPKSKRRTKTSKSEESSVPQSRQSETAMNPHLLGQLQSFSSESCEIPKLDLPETSQSLIRTDLQPIKSESVVSKTKSIYSELSDPANPVVHLLEPLLV
- the gtf3aa gene encoding general transcription factor IIIAa isoform X2, producing MTMCETNVKPSATFICSFSDCQASYNKAWKLEAHLCKHTGERPFKCEHSDCSKSFCTKYHLARHTLTHTGDRPYICTEDGCNEGFTTNCNLKKHISRIHRRETKQYICTFEGCGKAFKKNNQLKTHECTHTQLLPFLCSHEGCGRRFTQHGKLKRHEKVHKGYSCTAEGCSFVAKNWTEMTNHKKVHIVRVQCDQCKKTFRDSWFLKQHQHVHSEERVVFHCPRDGCTRSYTTAFNLQSHILSFHEEQRSFICTHPGCSKSFAMKQSLLRHGVVHDPEKKQLKPRPKRTLASRLSGHKPKSKRRTKTSKSEESSVPQSRQSETAMNPHLLVL